From one Solanum stenotomum isolate F172 chromosome 12, ASM1918654v1, whole genome shotgun sequence genomic stretch:
- the LOC125847933 gene encoding uncharacterized protein LOC125847933 isoform X2, translating into MDFNSSFMELPKSSSALSSEMQRPIHMDSSMPSDKKIQQDEDERDPRFMQLLKENLSCFWNRQKEEILRADPKRKPEMPISRIRRAMKSNDQVKMVSAHSTVLLSKAIEMFIMELTLRAWMQADQGKCRTLKRYDFARAIRDEELFDFLSDIVPLQTSKLQCQFQVQKEANDGQGNDSNPAYQVVQSNNISCQYQVQEANDGQGNESHPAYQVLQPNNIPYEFQVEEDANVGQGNEFHSACQMFQPNNIPVEEENDVQGNKFDFANRMVQPHNIPCQFQVQDKANDGQGNEVHPAYQMVQPNKPPLPCQFQVQKEANDGQGNESNAAYQVVQPCNIPLKYQFQVEEDANGSQGNEFHPACQMVQPHKIPASFISNQAIPAPLTNLSPEAQFNIDDFLMEEADDVQGNKFHLANQMVQPHNIPLYQFQVRGEENDGQGNEFDPPYNVQPNNILVQAEANDGQGNEFHPTYQMGQPNNIPASFISAQGIPAPFMLPPLINLSPEPEFDIDEFLVDIEEGL; encoded by the exons GATGAAGATGAAAGGGACCCAAGGTTTATGCAATTGCTAAAAGAAAATCTCTCCTGTTTCTGGAATCGACAAAAGGAAGAAATTCTACGTGCAG ATCCAAAGAGAAAACCTGAGATGCCCATTTCAAGGATCAGACGGGCTATGAAGTCAAATGATCAAGTAAAG ATGGTTAGCGCACATTCTACGGTTTTGCTTTCGAAAGCAATTGAGATGTTCATCATGGAGCTCACCCTTCGTGCGTGGATGCAAGCTGATCAAGGCAAATGCCGAACTCTGAAGCGTTATGACTTTGCTAGGGCCATAAGGGATGAAGAGCTTTTCGATTTCCTCTCTGACATCGTTCCACTCCAgacatctaag CTACAGTGCCAATTTCAGGTGCAAAAGGAGGCAAATGATGGCCAAGGAAATGACTCTAACCCAGCTTATCAGGTGGTTCAATCTAATAACATTTCA TGCCAATATCAGGTGCAAGAGGCAAATGATGGCCAAGGAAATGAATCTCACCCAGCTTATCAAGTGCTTCAACCTAATAACATTCCA TACGAATTTCAGGTAGAAGAGGACGCAAATGTTGGCCAAGGAAATGAATTTCACTCAGCCTGTCAAATGTTTCAGCCTAATAACATTCCA GTGGAAGAGGAAAATGATGTCCAAGGAAATAAATTTGACTTTGCTAATCGAATGGTTCAGCCTCATAACATTCCA TGCCAATTTCAGGTGCAGGACAAGGCAAATGATGGCCAAGGAAATGAAGTTCACCCAGCTTATCAAATGGTTCAACCAAATAAGCCTCCA CTACCGTGCCAATTTCAGGTGCAAAAGGAGGCAAATGATGGCCAAGGAAATGAATCTAACGCAGCTTATCAAGTGGTTCAACCTTGTAACATTCCA CTGAAGTACCAATTTCAGGTAGAAGAGGATGCGAATGGTAGCCAAGGAAATGAATTTCACCCGGCGTGTCAAATGGTTCAGCCTCATAAAATTCCA GCTTCTTTCATCAGTAACCAAGCAATTCCAGCGCCTCTGACTAATTTATCTCCTGAAGCGCAGTTCAacattgatgattttttaatgGAAGAGGCAGATGATGTGCAAGGAAATAAATTTCACCTGGCTAATCAAATGGTTCAGCCTCATAACATTCCA CTGTACCAATTTCAGGTGCGAGGTGAGGAAAATGATGGCCAAGGCAATGAATTTGACCCACCTTATAATGTTCAGCCTAACAACATTTTG GTGCAGGCGGAGGCAAATGATGGCCAAGGAAATGAATTTCACCCAACTTATCAAATGGGTCAACCTAATAACATCCCA GCTTCTTTCATCAGTGCCCAAGGAATTCCAGCACCTTTCATGCTACCACCTCTGATTAATTTATCCCCTGAACCTGAGTTTGACATAGATGAATTTTTAGTGGACATTGAGGAGGGACTTTAA
- the LOC125847933 gene encoding uncharacterized protein LOC125847933 isoform X15 has protein sequence MDFNSSFMELPKSSSALSSEMQRPIHMDSSMPSDKKIQQDEDERDPRFMQLLKENLSCFWNRQKEEILRADPKRKPEMPISRIRRAMKSNDQVKMVSAHSTVLLSKAIEMFIMELTLRAWMQADQGKCRTLKRYDFARAIRDEELFDFLSDIVPLQTSKLQCQFQVQKEANDGQGNDSNPAYQVVQSNNISCQYQVQEANDGQGNESHPAYQVLQPNNIPYEFQVEEDANVGQGNEFHSACQMFQPNNIPVEEENDVQGNKFDFANRMVQPHNIPCQFQVQDKANDGQGNEVHPAYQMVQPNKPPVQKEANDGQGNESNAAYQVVQPCNIPYQFQVEEDANGSQGNEFHPACQMVQPHKIPASFISNQAIPAPLTNLSPEAQFNIDDFLMEEADDVQGNKFHLANQMVQPHNIPQLYQFQVRGEENDGQGNEFDPPYNVQPNNILVQAEANDGQGNEFHPTYQMGQPNNIPASFISAQGIPAPFMLPPLINLSPEPEFDIDEFLVDIEEGL, from the exons GATGAAGATGAAAGGGACCCAAGGTTTATGCAATTGCTAAAAGAAAATCTCTCCTGTTTCTGGAATCGACAAAAGGAAGAAATTCTACGTGCAG ATCCAAAGAGAAAACCTGAGATGCCCATTTCAAGGATCAGACGGGCTATGAAGTCAAATGATCAAGTAAAG ATGGTTAGCGCACATTCTACGGTTTTGCTTTCGAAAGCAATTGAGATGTTCATCATGGAGCTCACCCTTCGTGCGTGGATGCAAGCTGATCAAGGCAAATGCCGAACTCTGAAGCGTTATGACTTTGCTAGGGCCATAAGGGATGAAGAGCTTTTCGATTTCCTCTCTGACATCGTTCCACTCCAgacatctaag CTACAGTGCCAATTTCAGGTGCAAAAGGAGGCAAATGATGGCCAAGGAAATGACTCTAACCCAGCTTATCAGGTGGTTCAATCTAATAACATTTCA TGCCAATATCAGGTGCAAGAGGCAAATGATGGCCAAGGAAATGAATCTCACCCAGCTTATCAAGTGCTTCAACCTAATAACATTCCA TACGAATTTCAGGTAGAAGAGGACGCAAATGTTGGCCAAGGAAATGAATTTCACTCAGCCTGTCAAATGTTTCAGCCTAATAACATTCCA GTGGAAGAGGAAAATGATGTCCAAGGAAATAAATTTGACTTTGCTAATCGAATGGTTCAGCCTCATAACATTCCA TGCCAATTTCAGGTGCAGGACAAGGCAAATGATGGCCAAGGAAATGAAGTTCACCCAGCTTATCAAATGGTTCAACCAAATAAGCCTCCA GTGCAAAAGGAGGCAAATGATGGCCAAGGAAATGAATCTAACGCAGCTTATCAAGTGGTTCAACCTTGTAACATTCCA TACCAATTTCAGGTAGAAGAGGATGCGAATGGTAGCCAAGGAAATGAATTTCACCCGGCGTGTCAAATGGTTCAGCCTCATAAAATTCCA GCTTCTTTCATCAGTAACCAAGCAATTCCAGCGCCTCTGACTAATTTATCTCCTGAAGCGCAGTTCAacattgatgattttttaatgGAAGAGGCAGATGATGTGCAAGGAAATAAATTTCACCTGGCTAATCAAATGGTTCAGCCTCATAACATTCCA CAGCTGTACCAATTTCAGGTGCGAGGTGAGGAAAATGATGGCCAAGGCAATGAATTTGACCCACCTTATAATGTTCAGCCTAACAACATTTTG GTGCAGGCGGAGGCAAATGATGGCCAAGGAAATGAATTTCACCCAACTTATCAAATGGGTCAACCTAATAACATCCCA GCTTCTTTCATCAGTGCCCAAGGAATTCCAGCACCTTTCATGCTACCACCTCTGATTAATTTATCCCCTGAACCTGAGTTTGACATAGATGAATTTTTAGTGGACATTGAGGAGGGACTTTAA
- the LOC125847933 gene encoding uncharacterized protein LOC125847933 isoform X20, which yields MDFNSSFMELPKSSSALSSEMQRPIHMDSSMPSDKKIQQDEDERDPRFMQLLKENLSCFWNRQKEEILRADPKRKPEMPISRIRRAMKSNDQVKMVSAHSTVLLSKAIEMFIMELTLRAWMQADQGKCRTLKRYDFARAIRDEELFDFLSDIVPLQTSKLQCQFQVQKEANDGQGNDSNPAYQVVQSNNISCQYQVQEANDGQGNESHPAYQVLQPNNIPYEFQVEEDANVGQGNEFHSACQMFQPNNIPVEEENDVQGNKFDFANRMVQPHNIPCQFQVQDKANDGQGNEVHPAYQMVQPNKPPVQKEANDGQGNESNAAYQVVQPCNIPVEEDANGSQGNEFHPACQMVQPHKIPASFISNQAIPAPLTNLSPEAQFNIDDFLMEEADDVQGNKFHLANQMVQPHNIPQLYQFQVRGEENDGQGNEFDPPYNVQPNNILVQAEANDGQGNEFHPTYQMGQPNNIPASFISAQGIPAPFMLPPLINLSPEPEFDIDEFLVDIEEGL from the exons GATGAAGATGAAAGGGACCCAAGGTTTATGCAATTGCTAAAAGAAAATCTCTCCTGTTTCTGGAATCGACAAAAGGAAGAAATTCTACGTGCAG ATCCAAAGAGAAAACCTGAGATGCCCATTTCAAGGATCAGACGGGCTATGAAGTCAAATGATCAAGTAAAG ATGGTTAGCGCACATTCTACGGTTTTGCTTTCGAAAGCAATTGAGATGTTCATCATGGAGCTCACCCTTCGTGCGTGGATGCAAGCTGATCAAGGCAAATGCCGAACTCTGAAGCGTTATGACTTTGCTAGGGCCATAAGGGATGAAGAGCTTTTCGATTTCCTCTCTGACATCGTTCCACTCCAgacatctaag CTACAGTGCCAATTTCAGGTGCAAAAGGAGGCAAATGATGGCCAAGGAAATGACTCTAACCCAGCTTATCAGGTGGTTCAATCTAATAACATTTCA TGCCAATATCAGGTGCAAGAGGCAAATGATGGCCAAGGAAATGAATCTCACCCAGCTTATCAAGTGCTTCAACCTAATAACATTCCA TACGAATTTCAGGTAGAAGAGGACGCAAATGTTGGCCAAGGAAATGAATTTCACTCAGCCTGTCAAATGTTTCAGCCTAATAACATTCCA GTGGAAGAGGAAAATGATGTCCAAGGAAATAAATTTGACTTTGCTAATCGAATGGTTCAGCCTCATAACATTCCA TGCCAATTTCAGGTGCAGGACAAGGCAAATGATGGCCAAGGAAATGAAGTTCACCCAGCTTATCAAATGGTTCAACCAAATAAGCCTCCA GTGCAAAAGGAGGCAAATGATGGCCAAGGAAATGAATCTAACGCAGCTTATCAAGTGGTTCAACCTTGTAACATTCCA GTAGAAGAGGATGCGAATGGTAGCCAAGGAAATGAATTTCACCCGGCGTGTCAAATGGTTCAGCCTCATAAAATTCCA GCTTCTTTCATCAGTAACCAAGCAATTCCAGCGCCTCTGACTAATTTATCTCCTGAAGCGCAGTTCAacattgatgattttttaatgGAAGAGGCAGATGATGTGCAAGGAAATAAATTTCACCTGGCTAATCAAATGGTTCAGCCTCATAACATTCCA CAGCTGTACCAATTTCAGGTGCGAGGTGAGGAAAATGATGGCCAAGGCAATGAATTTGACCCACCTTATAATGTTCAGCCTAACAACATTTTG GTGCAGGCGGAGGCAAATGATGGCCAAGGAAATGAATTTCACCCAACTTATCAAATGGGTCAACCTAATAACATCCCA GCTTCTTTCATCAGTGCCCAAGGAATTCCAGCACCTTTCATGCTACCACCTCTGATTAATTTATCCCCTGAACCTGAGTTTGACATAGATGAATTTTTAGTGGACATTGAGGAGGGACTTTAA
- the LOC125847933 gene encoding uncharacterized protein LOC125847933 isoform X10 → MDFNSSFMELPKSSSALSSEMQRPIHMDSSMPSDKKIQQDEDERDPRFMQLLKENLSCFWNRQKEEILRADPKRKPEMPISRIRRAMKSNDQVKMVSAHSTVLLSKAIEMFIMELTLRAWMQADQGKCRTLKRYDFARAIRDEELFDFLSDIVPLQTSKLQCQFQVQKEANDGQGNDSNPAYQVVQSNNISCQYQVQEANDGQGNESHPAYQVLQPNNIPYEFQVEEDANVGQGNEFHSACQMFQPNNIPVEEENDVQGNKFDFANRMVQPHNIPCQFQVQDKANDGQGNEVHPAYQMVQPNKPPVQKEANDGQGNESNAAYQVVQPCNIPLKYQFQVEEDANGSQGNEFHPACQMVQPHKIPASFISNQAIPAPLTNLSPEAQFNIDDFLMEEADDVQGNKFHLANQMVQPHNIPQLYQFQVRGEENDGQGNEFDPPYNVQPNNILVQAEANDGQGNEFHPTYQMGQPNNIPASFISAQGIPAPFMLPPLINLSPEPEFDIDEFLVDIEEGL, encoded by the exons GATGAAGATGAAAGGGACCCAAGGTTTATGCAATTGCTAAAAGAAAATCTCTCCTGTTTCTGGAATCGACAAAAGGAAGAAATTCTACGTGCAG ATCCAAAGAGAAAACCTGAGATGCCCATTTCAAGGATCAGACGGGCTATGAAGTCAAATGATCAAGTAAAG ATGGTTAGCGCACATTCTACGGTTTTGCTTTCGAAAGCAATTGAGATGTTCATCATGGAGCTCACCCTTCGTGCGTGGATGCAAGCTGATCAAGGCAAATGCCGAACTCTGAAGCGTTATGACTTTGCTAGGGCCATAAGGGATGAAGAGCTTTTCGATTTCCTCTCTGACATCGTTCCACTCCAgacatctaag CTACAGTGCCAATTTCAGGTGCAAAAGGAGGCAAATGATGGCCAAGGAAATGACTCTAACCCAGCTTATCAGGTGGTTCAATCTAATAACATTTCA TGCCAATATCAGGTGCAAGAGGCAAATGATGGCCAAGGAAATGAATCTCACCCAGCTTATCAAGTGCTTCAACCTAATAACATTCCA TACGAATTTCAGGTAGAAGAGGACGCAAATGTTGGCCAAGGAAATGAATTTCACTCAGCCTGTCAAATGTTTCAGCCTAATAACATTCCA GTGGAAGAGGAAAATGATGTCCAAGGAAATAAATTTGACTTTGCTAATCGAATGGTTCAGCCTCATAACATTCCA TGCCAATTTCAGGTGCAGGACAAGGCAAATGATGGCCAAGGAAATGAAGTTCACCCAGCTTATCAAATGGTTCAACCAAATAAGCCTCCA GTGCAAAAGGAGGCAAATGATGGCCAAGGAAATGAATCTAACGCAGCTTATCAAGTGGTTCAACCTTGTAACATTCCA CTGAAGTACCAATTTCAGGTAGAAGAGGATGCGAATGGTAGCCAAGGAAATGAATTTCACCCGGCGTGTCAAATGGTTCAGCCTCATAAAATTCCA GCTTCTTTCATCAGTAACCAAGCAATTCCAGCGCCTCTGACTAATTTATCTCCTGAAGCGCAGTTCAacattgatgattttttaatgGAAGAGGCAGATGATGTGCAAGGAAATAAATTTCACCTGGCTAATCAAATGGTTCAGCCTCATAACATTCCA CAGCTGTACCAATTTCAGGTGCGAGGTGAGGAAAATGATGGCCAAGGCAATGAATTTGACCCACCTTATAATGTTCAGCCTAACAACATTTTG GTGCAGGCGGAGGCAAATGATGGCCAAGGAAATGAATTTCACCCAACTTATCAAATGGGTCAACCTAATAACATCCCA GCTTCTTTCATCAGTGCCCAAGGAATTCCAGCACCTTTCATGCTACCACCTCTGATTAATTTATCCCCTGAACCTGAGTTTGACATAGATGAATTTTTAGTGGACATTGAGGAGGGACTTTAA
- the LOC125847933 gene encoding uncharacterized protein LOC125847933 isoform X3 — protein MDFNSSFMELPKSSSALSSEMQRPIHMDSSMPSDKKIQQDEDERDPRFMQLLKENLSCFWNRQKEEILRADPKRKPEMPISRIRRAMKSNDQVKMVSAHSTVLLSKAIEMFIMELTLRAWMQADQGKCRTLKRYDFARAIRDEELFDFLSDIVPLQTSKCQFQVQKEANDGQGNDSNPAYQVVQSNNISCQYQVQEANDGQGNESHPAYQVLQPNNIPYEFQVEEDANVGQGNEFHSACQMFQPNNIPVEEENDVQGNKFDFANRMVQPHNIPCQFQVQDKANDGQGNEVHPAYQMVQPNKPPLPCQFQVQKEANDGQGNESNAAYQVVQPCNIPLKYQFQVEEDANGSQGNEFHPACQMVQPHKIPASFISNQAIPAPLTNLSPEAQFNIDDFLMEEADDVQGNKFHLANQMVQPHNIPQLYQFQVRGEENDGQGNEFDPPYNVQPNNILVQAEANDGQGNEFHPTYQMGQPNNIPASFISAQGIPAPFMLPPLINLSPEPEFDIDEFLVDIEEGL, from the exons GATGAAGATGAAAGGGACCCAAGGTTTATGCAATTGCTAAAAGAAAATCTCTCCTGTTTCTGGAATCGACAAAAGGAAGAAATTCTACGTGCAG ATCCAAAGAGAAAACCTGAGATGCCCATTTCAAGGATCAGACGGGCTATGAAGTCAAATGATCAAGTAAAG ATGGTTAGCGCACATTCTACGGTTTTGCTTTCGAAAGCAATTGAGATGTTCATCATGGAGCTCACCCTTCGTGCGTGGATGCAAGCTGATCAAGGCAAATGCCGAACTCTGAAGCGTTATGACTTTGCTAGGGCCATAAGGGATGAAGAGCTTTTCGATTTCCTCTCTGACATCGTTCCACTCCAgacatctaag TGCCAATTTCAGGTGCAAAAGGAGGCAAATGATGGCCAAGGAAATGACTCTAACCCAGCTTATCAGGTGGTTCAATCTAATAACATTTCA TGCCAATATCAGGTGCAAGAGGCAAATGATGGCCAAGGAAATGAATCTCACCCAGCTTATCAAGTGCTTCAACCTAATAACATTCCA TACGAATTTCAGGTAGAAGAGGACGCAAATGTTGGCCAAGGAAATGAATTTCACTCAGCCTGTCAAATGTTTCAGCCTAATAACATTCCA GTGGAAGAGGAAAATGATGTCCAAGGAAATAAATTTGACTTTGCTAATCGAATGGTTCAGCCTCATAACATTCCA TGCCAATTTCAGGTGCAGGACAAGGCAAATGATGGCCAAGGAAATGAAGTTCACCCAGCTTATCAAATGGTTCAACCAAATAAGCCTCCA CTACCGTGCCAATTTCAGGTGCAAAAGGAGGCAAATGATGGCCAAGGAAATGAATCTAACGCAGCTTATCAAGTGGTTCAACCTTGTAACATTCCA CTGAAGTACCAATTTCAGGTAGAAGAGGATGCGAATGGTAGCCAAGGAAATGAATTTCACCCGGCGTGTCAAATGGTTCAGCCTCATAAAATTCCA GCTTCTTTCATCAGTAACCAAGCAATTCCAGCGCCTCTGACTAATTTATCTCCTGAAGCGCAGTTCAacattgatgattttttaatgGAAGAGGCAGATGATGTGCAAGGAAATAAATTTCACCTGGCTAATCAAATGGTTCAGCCTCATAACATTCCA CAGCTGTACCAATTTCAGGTGCGAGGTGAGGAAAATGATGGCCAAGGCAATGAATTTGACCCACCTTATAATGTTCAGCCTAACAACATTTTG GTGCAGGCGGAGGCAAATGATGGCCAAGGAAATGAATTTCACCCAACTTATCAAATGGGTCAACCTAATAACATCCCA GCTTCTTTCATCAGTGCCCAAGGAATTCCAGCACCTTTCATGCTACCACCTCTGATTAATTTATCCCCTGAACCTGAGTTTGACATAGATGAATTTTTAGTGGACATTGAGGAGGGACTTTAA
- the LOC125847933 gene encoding uncharacterized protein LOC125847933 isoform X18 produces the protein MDFNSSFMELPKSSSALSSEMQRPIHMDSSMPSDKKIQQDEDERDPRFMQLLKENLSCFWNRQKEEILRADPKRKPEMPISRIRRAMKSNDQVKMVSAHSTVLLSKAIEMFIMELTLRAWMQADQGKCRTLKRYDFARAIRDEELFDFLSDIVPLQTSKLQCQFQVQKEANDGQGNDSNPAYQVVQSNNISCQYQVQEANDGQGNESHPAYQVLQPNNIPYEFQVEEDANVGQGNEFHSACQMFQPNNIPVEEENDVQGNKFDFANRMVQPHNIPVQDKANDGQGNEVHPAYQMVQPNKPPVQKEANDGQGNESNAAYQVVQPCNIPLKYQFQVEEDANGSQGNEFHPACQMVQPHKIPASFISNQAIPAPLTNLSPEAQFNIDDFLMEEADDVQGNKFHLANQMVQPHNIPQLYQFQVRGEENDGQGNEFDPPYNVQPNNILVQAEANDGQGNEFHPTYQMGQPNNIPASFISAQGIPAPFMLPPLINLSPEPEFDIDEFLVDIEEGL, from the exons GATGAAGATGAAAGGGACCCAAGGTTTATGCAATTGCTAAAAGAAAATCTCTCCTGTTTCTGGAATCGACAAAAGGAAGAAATTCTACGTGCAG ATCCAAAGAGAAAACCTGAGATGCCCATTTCAAGGATCAGACGGGCTATGAAGTCAAATGATCAAGTAAAG ATGGTTAGCGCACATTCTACGGTTTTGCTTTCGAAAGCAATTGAGATGTTCATCATGGAGCTCACCCTTCGTGCGTGGATGCAAGCTGATCAAGGCAAATGCCGAACTCTGAAGCGTTATGACTTTGCTAGGGCCATAAGGGATGAAGAGCTTTTCGATTTCCTCTCTGACATCGTTCCACTCCAgacatctaag CTACAGTGCCAATTTCAGGTGCAAAAGGAGGCAAATGATGGCCAAGGAAATGACTCTAACCCAGCTTATCAGGTGGTTCAATCTAATAACATTTCA TGCCAATATCAGGTGCAAGAGGCAAATGATGGCCAAGGAAATGAATCTCACCCAGCTTATCAAGTGCTTCAACCTAATAACATTCCA TACGAATTTCAGGTAGAAGAGGACGCAAATGTTGGCCAAGGAAATGAATTTCACTCAGCCTGTCAAATGTTTCAGCCTAATAACATTCCA GTGGAAGAGGAAAATGATGTCCAAGGAAATAAATTTGACTTTGCTAATCGAATGGTTCAGCCTCATAACATTCCA GTGCAGGACAAGGCAAATGATGGCCAAGGAAATGAAGTTCACCCAGCTTATCAAATGGTTCAACCAAATAAGCCTCCA GTGCAAAAGGAGGCAAATGATGGCCAAGGAAATGAATCTAACGCAGCTTATCAAGTGGTTCAACCTTGTAACATTCCA CTGAAGTACCAATTTCAGGTAGAAGAGGATGCGAATGGTAGCCAAGGAAATGAATTTCACCCGGCGTGTCAAATGGTTCAGCCTCATAAAATTCCA GCTTCTTTCATCAGTAACCAAGCAATTCCAGCGCCTCTGACTAATTTATCTCCTGAAGCGCAGTTCAacattgatgattttttaatgGAAGAGGCAGATGATGTGCAAGGAAATAAATTTCACCTGGCTAATCAAATGGTTCAGCCTCATAACATTCCA CAGCTGTACCAATTTCAGGTGCGAGGTGAGGAAAATGATGGCCAAGGCAATGAATTTGACCCACCTTATAATGTTCAGCCTAACAACATTTTG GTGCAGGCGGAGGCAAATGATGGCCAAGGAAATGAATTTCACCCAACTTATCAAATGGGTCAACCTAATAACATCCCA GCTTCTTTCATCAGTGCCCAAGGAATTCCAGCACCTTTCATGCTACCACCTCTGATTAATTTATCCCCTGAACCTGAGTTTGACATAGATGAATTTTTAGTGGACATTGAGGAGGGACTTTAA
- the LOC125847933 gene encoding uncharacterized protein LOC125847933 isoform X31, with the protein MDFNSSFMELPKSSSALSSEMQRPIHMDSSMPSDKKIQQDEDERDPRFMQLLKENLSCFWNRQKEEILRADPKRKPEMPISRIRRAMKSNDQVKMVSAHSTVLLSKAIEMFIMELTLRAWMQADQGKCRTLKRYDFARAIRDEELFDFLSDIVPLQTSKLQCQFQVQKEANDGQGNDSNPAYQVVQSNNISCQYQVQEANDGQGNESHPAYQVLQPNNIPVEEENDVQGNKFDFANRMVQPHNIPCQFQVQDKANDGQGNEVHPAYQMVQPNKPPLPCQFQVQKEANDGQGNESNAAYQVVQPCNIPLKYQFQVEEDANGSQGNEFHPACQMVQPHKIPASFISNQAIPAPLTNLSPEAQFNIDDFLMEEADDVQGNKFHLANQMVQPHNIPQLYQFQVRGEENDGQGNEFDPPYNVQPNNILVQAEANDGQGNEFHPTYQMGQPNNIPASFISAQGIPAPFMLPPLINLSPEPEFDIDEFLVDIEEGL; encoded by the exons GATGAAGATGAAAGGGACCCAAGGTTTATGCAATTGCTAAAAGAAAATCTCTCCTGTTTCTGGAATCGACAAAAGGAAGAAATTCTACGTGCAG ATCCAAAGAGAAAACCTGAGATGCCCATTTCAAGGATCAGACGGGCTATGAAGTCAAATGATCAAGTAAAG ATGGTTAGCGCACATTCTACGGTTTTGCTTTCGAAAGCAATTGAGATGTTCATCATGGAGCTCACCCTTCGTGCGTGGATGCAAGCTGATCAAGGCAAATGCCGAACTCTGAAGCGTTATGACTTTGCTAGGGCCATAAGGGATGAAGAGCTTTTCGATTTCCTCTCTGACATCGTTCCACTCCAgacatctaag CTACAGTGCCAATTTCAGGTGCAAAAGGAGGCAAATGATGGCCAAGGAAATGACTCTAACCCAGCTTATCAGGTGGTTCAATCTAATAACATTTCA TGCCAATATCAGGTGCAAGAGGCAAATGATGGCCAAGGAAATGAATCTCACCCAGCTTATCAAGTGCTTCAACCTAATAACATTCCA GTGGAAGAGGAAAATGATGTCCAAGGAAATAAATTTGACTTTGCTAATCGAATGGTTCAGCCTCATAACATTCCA TGCCAATTTCAGGTGCAGGACAAGGCAAATGATGGCCAAGGAAATGAAGTTCACCCAGCTTATCAAATGGTTCAACCAAATAAGCCTCCA CTACCGTGCCAATTTCAGGTGCAAAAGGAGGCAAATGATGGCCAAGGAAATGAATCTAACGCAGCTTATCAAGTGGTTCAACCTTGTAACATTCCA CTGAAGTACCAATTTCAGGTAGAAGAGGATGCGAATGGTAGCCAAGGAAATGAATTTCACCCGGCGTGTCAAATGGTTCAGCCTCATAAAATTCCA GCTTCTTTCATCAGTAACCAAGCAATTCCAGCGCCTCTGACTAATTTATCTCCTGAAGCGCAGTTCAacattgatgattttttaatgGAAGAGGCAGATGATGTGCAAGGAAATAAATTTCACCTGGCTAATCAAATGGTTCAGCCTCATAACATTCCA CAGCTGTACCAATTTCAGGTGCGAGGTGAGGAAAATGATGGCCAAGGCAATGAATTTGACCCACCTTATAATGTTCAGCCTAACAACATTTTG GTGCAGGCGGAGGCAAATGATGGCCAAGGAAATGAATTTCACCCAACTTATCAAATGGGTCAACCTAATAACATCCCA GCTTCTTTCATCAGTGCCCAAGGAATTCCAGCACCTTTCATGCTACCACCTCTGATTAATTTATCCCCTGAACCTGAGTTTGACATAGATGAATTTTTAGTGGACATTGAGGAGGGACTTTAA